The Gossypium hirsutum isolate 1008001.06 chromosome D03, Gossypium_hirsutum_v2.1, whole genome shotgun sequence genomic interval GATTCCAAACTGAGCAAGAATTTAGTTAGGTCAATCTTGATATTTCTTGTGGAAACTTCATCTCCTAAAATATGTACAATAATGTgttatttatcaattttagtgATCATCAACATAATATGCTTATTACAAAATAATAGTATTGACTTGAATGGAGTGATAATTAAAACTTTTATCAGATACTCATTTGACACGAATTAAAATCGTGACCCATCCCCTATACTCAATATTGTATGAaaaaaagatatcaaagtattaATGTTATTATCACTAAAATGTATTATAAGACTTGTAAGAAATAATCAATTATACACattatatctttattttttattttatttttatataaaatataaactttaaaaccaTTAAATATGTTAATCAAAACTCCACTGTTATAATTTTATCCATTATTTTAGTTTCCACTTCTATTAGTACTATTGGATTAATCATTTATCAAGCAATTAACTTATTTTAGTTAGACCCCAATTGCAGCATAACtttataattatcattttattattaacctAAATTTCTCTCATAATCTATTAAATTGTCACATTTCTTGATAATAAAGTCTTTTAGAGAAACATTCATCATTTCTTGAACATTTGTTATTCACATATAaaatgaaacaataaaataaatatataatagaatgtatttactaaaatataattatttgaagtCTACTCATACCTGTAGATAAGTGCGAAAAGTCATATTCATATCCAATGTTGTGTTCTGATTCACAAGTAACGCCAAATTTTCTTATGCTGAGATGCATAGGCACTACCATGCAACTCACAAGGTCACCACCTTCAAACTGACAGTCCGTTACTGGCCAGTGAATCAACCACAACATTGTGTTATCGTTAGTCTGAGGAATTCCAATGAAACTTGAGCGATATCTCTGCATGATCCTTTTGGTCTCATTGAAAATGTGGACACCTGGTAGAAGCTCCAACATTTGATCACTAGCTAAAGAGAAAACAATGCATAAGCTGAACCGATGGATCTTTTCATCTGGATGAGATGGTGTTggcaaaaaaaaagagattcgaTGCTCGTTAGTGCGATGCTTAAACCCAATCGGAACTTCACTTCCTACAACAAATGTGCTTGTTATACCACATTCTTGCAAGACCTGATCCAAAAAGAACAAGTTAGATGATTAAGTagtataaaagaaaaattagatttaaaatttaagttgaaGAACTATTGGACCTGTGGGGTAGCTAGCATTATGCTGTCTGTTAGGTAGCTATAAAGTTGCAGTCGATTTCTGTTAATGGAATCCACGTTGAATAATCTTCTAATCTCTTCTGCTCCAAAGTTTTCAATTGGTTCCACCTTGAATAGATCTTCAACCTCAGTCAATTTTTCACATCCAAAAATATTAACACATCGTGTGGAAGAAAAGAAGCGTGGAAGAAGTGAAGAATTGACTCCAAAAATAAAGTTGCACTCAAAAACATCAAGCAAGACCGGAAGCTTTGGAATCATTTGGAGTTCAGTGCAAGAAGTCAATAGAAGTTGATCAAGTTCTGTAAGGTATTTTAAGCTCTCGGGTAGGTAACGAATTGGGTTTCTACTTAAATTTAAAGATTTCAAGGATGCCAAGTTACAAAGATCATTGGGCATGACATCATTAGATAATTTGCAACTTTCAAGGCTTAACTTTACCAAAGAGCCCGGTAGAGATGCCCAAGAGAAACCCAATCCTTTGCTTCTTTTCAGTAAGAGCCACTGCAACCCCAATCTTGATTGATATATGGCAGTTTCATCTAAATTAAGCACCTTCAATGATTCCATATTATGCAACTCCCTAGGAACATCATCAAGTCTTGAACAACCAGATAAGATAAGCTCTTCAAGAGATATTAATGAACCAATTGTCCTTGGAAGTTTCCTAAGACTTGTGCAATCTTTAAGGTTCAAGAAAGTAAGCATCTTTAGCTCACCAATGGATTGATCAACTTCCACCAAATTTATGCAGTCTTTAAGCATCAACTTCTCAAGGCTAGGGAGTCCTGAAAAGCTTGGGGTTTTAAGAAGGCTATGTGAATGGTTGAGATTAAGGATCTTTAAATTTGGGAGGCACTGCAAAAAAGGAAAAACCCTTCATTTATATATCATTGTTTCTCACACACAAAAAGAAGGAATATTAGTATATATCATACCTCTGTATCCTTCCAAACTTGTTTAAGTTTACTGTTGCGCATGTCGAGAACAACTAGTTCATTGATATCAAAATCCACCGGAAAAGATTGCATACAAAACCCATGCCAACGTAACCATCTTAATCTTTTGGGAAAGTCTTTGAAGTCTCCTTTAAGTCTCACATAATCCAGTTGAAGCAGTTTAAGTCTCTTCATCTTTGCAAATGCTTGAGTTTCCATATCAACATCATTTGCCATGAGAAACTGACTTTTGGAATTCTTTGGAAAATGTAGAGTTGTATTTGTCCTTTTAGCCTTGTCTTCTAGCAATCCTTTTAGGTCAAGTGTGAGGCACTTAACTGTTCTGGAACCCTGCATCagaaaaacttttttaaaaaataaaaagaaatttgataaaaaagaaaaaaagtagttTACATGCACACAAGAAAAAAGTTGAGTAAAATGATGTTTCGTACAATTTTTTCTCTTACTACATCAAAAGCGTTCTTATGCCACAATCTGCTTCGCTTCCCAATATCACAAGATTCTTGACGAATAATTTCTCGTCCCATATCTCTAATCATTTGATGCATCATTagcttatttttttcattaatgattAAGAGAGACATGCCTACTAGATTTTCAATTCCAATTGTTGTATAGAAATCACAACCATCTAGAATTGTAGTCGTGTAATCTCTATCCTTCCCAATGAATAAACAAACTATGTCAAGGAATAAATTTTTGTCATGATTGTCTTCCAAAGAATCATAGCTTATTCTTAGAATCTTTTGAATTTTGCTGTCAGGGATTTCTTCCAATTTCTCCAATGCACTTTTCCAAGAACTCACACTTTTGCTAGATAATGAAGAGCCCAAAACTTGAAGAGCTAATGGGAGCCCACCACAGTGTTTCACTAAACTTTTTGCATATGCCATTGAACTTTCAGGCACAGAGTTATGACCAAAAGCATACCAATTAAAAAGTTGTAGCGATTCACTTGAAGCTAATTCTTTTACTTCAAATAGCTTACTTAAGCCTCCACAACTAGTTGATGCTTCCGAATCAAACATTTGGCTTATAAAATGTGCATTCAATAGGCATCGGTTTCTACTAGTTATGATGATTTTACTTCCCAGATGAAAAGGAATTTGAGTTcccattaattttcttattttttccaaTTCATCAACATCATCAAGAACAAGAAGAACTCTTCTACAACATACAACTTCTTTGATCTTGTTAATTCCATTATCTATATTGTATATTTTATGTGATTTTCCTTTAAGAATATCTGAAAGAAGTTGGCTTTGCAAACGGACTAAACCATTGCAATCTTGACTTGTTTCTCTAACATCAGCAAGGAAACTATAACCTTCAAACCTCGGGATGTTTTGATTGTAAACAACTTTGGCAATGGTTGTCTTCCCAATGCCTCCAATGCCACAAATAGTTGCAATGCCAACTTTATTTGCTCCATCTTGTTCTAACCATTGATTAATTTGTGTCACGAGAGAATCTATTCCAACTAAATAAGGAGGGACATACAAAGAAATAAGATGAAGTTTATTTTGAACTTCTTTAACAATATCTTGGATGAATTGTGATTCATGCctgcaaatttaaaaaatacaactcAATAGTAAAATCTTGGAAATTAAGTAAAGGTTACTAatgtattttctcttttcttgcatATATTTTGATTGTTTTTATGAGATTATATGTTCAAGTAAAAATAAGAAACTATGCAGCATTTCAATATATATGATAGAATTATTACattcaaaatcaaatcaaatcaaataaagcaacataaaaattaatgaaattcattGGAGAAACAACCTatactcaaaatttcaactttcTCTTTGTGAAAGtttaataaattcatgttatttacatgaatttatatatttattttttatttattgtaatatTTTGAATATGTGTAGACCTATTACACGAATAACTTTGATATAATTGTTGCAAATATACTACCGCAAAATATAATTGTTAAGGAGACCAAActgaatgtaaataaaataagaatcatTGTGTTGTGGAAGAACCACTGTAATATTAGAGACAAATTCGCCCTGATCGGTGTAATTGTGTAATGGATGTTACCCCCCAACACAATACTCCAATATTCTTAAACCCAATAAAAAAGATGGAACACGATTGACAATACTCCAAATAGTCCTACTTAAAACCTAGTCTCTTAGACAGAATTTTCCTCTCGTGTAATTTTGCATAACACTAGAATTTAGAGAACATAGAGAAGTTGTTTTTCTCTTGTTATGTTAGGTAGGAGAATGACCtcctatttatactattttttgatgagcaaaatggtaaaataaaagttttagtttttaaaaataacaaaggatttttctaacttaaaatattctaaaaatattttctgcAACAGTCAGAAAATTTTCCGcaattcaaaatattcttttGCATTACCAACAATGACATCTTAGAAAACCACAAATAGTGTCATTAAATTAAAGAggctatttctttttatttttaactcgTCAAATCCAAGTTGTTCATGTGATAGGTGCAAACgtatttaaaatttgatctaTGTGTTTTAAAAACATCCCATATCAGATTCGAGCTAACATTTAATGCTTAAGCTGATGACTTATTTGATAGAAAGACCTCAATGATacaatactaatattttaatgactcaattaaaacatgttaatgtttgagaaataatttaaaatctatgTTATAATTAACCCTCTAAAATGGATTGAAGTAACCATTTTAATTTCCAAACGCTACCTAacaatattttctattaattttcttTCTACTCTAGCAAGTCTTAATGAAAAGGATTGAAGTAACCATATGGAACTTAATTAAGTGTATAACGTACCTGTCTTGTAGAACCATGCCTCCTATAGCCGCAACTTCTTTTAAAGCATTCCTCCATCTTTGTACCATGTTGGTTTCGGACTTGAAGTTTTGTTCATGTTGGGTAAATGCTTCTGCATAACTTCCCGTCTGGTTCTTGACTTGACTGGGATCCACATCATAGAAAACTGGCAACACAATATGTTTAGAGGATTTCTTGTGCTCCAATATCATTACAAGTTCGTTAAGACACCATGTGGATGCAGCATAATTCTTTGAGAAAACAACGATAGAAATTTTGGAGTCGTGTAGTATTGCTTTTTCAATTTCATCTTTTATGTTATTCCCTCTCTCGATTTCCTCATCATCTCTAAATGTTTGAATTCCTAAGTGCACCAAAGCTGTGTAAAGATGACCCGTGAAACTTTTGCGCGTATCTTCACCTCTAAAACTCAAGAATACATGATAAGTACATCGCGAGATTTCTGACACTGccattgaagaagaaaatgaagtcGTCCtgtattttttatgtaataacaAGGTtccagcatatatatatatatgaatggcaAAGCAGATATTATTAGCAGTCAAGTGGCAGTTCCCAATCCATGGTGGGTCAATCCTTCGACCAGTTCATACAACTGCCCGAAGACATTCAAGTCGGCCATGTTGTGTTTTTCCAAATCTACCAACTTGGGTTACGTATtctatattattaattttgcttgaCAAATACAATGTATTGATTAACTTGATGGTTATAGCTAACACAACACGTATATAGACATCATCTTCAGGCTAatattagtaaaaatattatgaagGTTCTTGTATTTTAAgtcatattatattttgttttctctacttaaaaaatattaaattaatttttgtatattatattaaaaagtaaattagttcatttgttaaaaaaattatctattgttattgttaaaaattgatccaTGTAATCAACATGAGGTATATGTGACACGCCACATGCAACTATCTGATTATTTCATCATTCACTTTagtttttaacaacaaaaataaatgaaatttttaataaaaatgataaatttgttcttttatataatgtatatggactaatttacttgtttttaaataaaatgggtTAAGTACAATTTGACTCTCAATAGAATgatctccatgatacttttaccggcTAATACCTTGGTGGATACACTCAATAATTAAACCACAACCACATATATCACATAGACATCACATTAAACATTCAAGCTCGGTATAGTAAAGAGACAATTTTAGTATCTATGCATGAATGaagaattaattatttttggaaaAGAATTGGTGATTAAATTGATCAgatcatcaattttttatttgatttgttcgttttatctaaaataaataaatttttaaagactaaaaaaataataaaaaataaaaattcacttaTATTGCACATTAAAGTAAATTGAAAATGTGAATTGAGAGGGACATAAGAGAAGAAGAATAATTCCGAAGTATTTGGTGTGGAAAATATTGGTACTAGAAAACGCGTTTCAATCGCTTTTCATCTCGGAGTCATGCTTACGGTCCATTATTTGGTGCTCAACATTTGGTCCATTTGGTGAGGAAAATTCAACGAATATTCTTACCATatctactttaaaattttaatataattaatgaaaAACAATTTACATATAtgaatcatcaaatttgacatgcTTAGAGAACCTCATGTGATGACCTGATGATTAAGATTATTCATAAACCCAAATGTGGTCTAGATTTGAATCGCGTTACTTGCGTTGGTTATTCGAGCTTTACTTgttattgtaattaaaaaaattaatataattaaataaatattgaattttgtCACATTTAATATAGAGGACgtaagaggaggaggaggataaTTCCCAAGTACTTGGTGCGGAAAATAGTGGTACTAGAAAACGCGTTTCAATTACGTTTACGTTCCAAGACTTTAGACCATTAGCAATTAAAGAGGGGCTTCAacaaaattacataataaattcGTGGGCTAACCAATTTCAGTGCAATAAAAGTAGTGAAGAGGATGGGATAAGGTTAAGGTTTACATTGTTGGTAATGCAAAGTGGAATCTCTCGTTACAGCCTTCAAATTTTTTGGTTCACAATATTTTAGGAAGAACTcgattataatatttttttcgtgattatttttttcaataatattatttttaaaatttagatctatattttttttaaaagtataataTGTCTTATCATTATGTCTAACAATTgctaattattcaaataataatgttAACAAAAAGGTTGAGCACCAAATGGTTGATAAGTACTAACAAGCTCATGGTCTAAAGTCTAGATCGAGTAGCGCTATTATTCAAAACGTAGTGAAACAAATTAATTCTTTCTCCGACgtttaattatcaattttattGTTGTGACTCCATAACTAAAATTTAGCTAATCCCTTTATTCAAGAGTGTAATTATTCGAATAGGATCATGTCTCTTTTATGGTGGAATACTAATTCATTTTATTACATGGACTTGTTCATAAAAATTCTCTTAAAATATTGAACAAATATCAATTGGGTGTTCTGatttaaatatttagtttttaaGAGAACATATTCTTACCTCATTATGCCTTCTCGAAGATTTATGTCAAATCCAAACTGATGTGAGTTGGTAGCCGTGATGATAATCAATTCTCTAATATTTCAAGGAGTTTTGTCCATAAGTAAAAGTCTTTGGTAAAAGTATTAGATAagtaattgataaaaaaattcattctaaaGGCAACTAGCAAAGaactatttaatatttttaaacattcaTGAAGAATTTTATGTACTTTTATTGAATGGAATAGATTTTTTTTCCTAATAGAGGAACCACGAGAAGCAGGATGTTTTCCCTTGACCTATTCAAAATGTACTTGGCAACTTGTTCTTGTAAGGAAAACCATAATAATTTTCCCTGTTTGAAATCTTGAAAATCTTTTAAATTAATCGAATCATCTCGCTCGAATACTTTATCAGCTTTATACAAATTATTCTTCGcatcaataaatatttttcatgATATTGCACCCACTTTCATGCAAAATTATTTCTCCCATGCAAGGAATAGCTCCATGAATTACTGTCATCTTTTAGTTTAAGATGAATAAATTTCGATCAGTAATAACTTTCTTGATGAACAGGATATCTATTTTGATGACATGATATGATTTCTTTTGATTCAAGAAAGACAATTGATGACTAGAAATTGAACGACTTGGGTTTATATACGATTATAACTATTTAAAGTTTAAAGTGTTCATGTCTTGCGGTATAATATTACAATTACAAGTACAAGAGAAGAGAACCATTTTAGTAATACACAATACATTTACAATATGGCACACATTTACCTTACTacatttttcttctttacaaTTACCTTATTTATAAAGTTTAGGGGTTGTTAGATTATTAACACATGTAAACATCCttaccatttattttataaatatctaataattaggatgttcatctaaaatatttaattttctagaTAATATCCTATATTCTAGAATCTTCCCAATAAAATATCTCTTAAAAGATAAGTATAGATATACAACATTTCTATCTTTTAAACATTGtacatacatttttttttattgtaaaggcccaattttggcccaacttAAACCAACCTTAACCAAACCCAATTTAGCCCAACAGACTAAAACCCTAAGCCCAGCCCAAACCTaaacaattttcagcaaaaaagagaggagaagaaccCTAGCCGCCGCCCCACCTTGGCCCGCCACTACCagttgtctgccaccagcacacccacttgcctccaccactctatgcctgcaaaagaagacaaaaaaggacaacaaagaaaaacaccaaaaaatgaaattctttgtatttttttttctttggattttgggcTATATAAAAGCCCTATGGTCATTGTAAAGGGGgggatttttatgttttttttggaGATTTCAAAGGGAAGAATCGGTTGTATTTGgggggttttttcttttttttttcgacattttaatacaaaaagtagagaaaaatacaaaaaaaggggAAACAAGGAACGAAAACATAAATCGGAaggtgattttgtttttttttatttttctctattatcttcttaaatccatttttttcttttcttcctcatttctagcatatatatacacatataatcgaataataataaaaaacaaaaaaataatttttataccttttccggccaccgcacggcgagcctccggtggccgtccggtgaccggccccctggccggattttccttcccccctcccttctctcttccctctctcttctttttttttctttccctctccccaaatgatttttttggttagtttaggccttatatagccctccaaaacgacgtcgttttgggggctacacttaagccccaaaacgacgtcgttttggccatgcccgacccatccgacccgacccgctagaggatccgcgtgttttcatttgaatgggatatttatgcgcgcagtccttccgcttttctgatgcttcacaattaagttttttatggttttcaatttggccctataatttctcgcgcttttcgatttagtccccgccaatgtgctgcgttttaatggaaaggaataatcattgtttcggtcccccaacgtttcacgcgcgtacaattaagtcccttttctttgttttcgtttcaaattggccccacaactttgtttttaattcaattttagtcctttttgttgatttttatatctttattaaatatccttgttattttatattattagtattattagtattaccattattattatgtattagtatatatttttattatgtacgtgtatacctatatatattctcatatttaatatttttatttcactttattttaatattttattaaggttatgtttgtttcttttatattccaatgttatcattattattattcttattatttttattagtttatgctttgttatatatttatatatttataatacgtatatatacttgatatatttgtatatacctcggtaatattattactagttttcaatatacgcatatattacctaaatattttagtattatgtaaatattttaacattatattatatatgtatttatatattacgtatgtacatataccttttaatattatattttgtattacgtaaatattattttaaatactgtattgtatatatatatccttagtaccacgttacatatatattgtgtatataaTTGTTTTCTTACCCCTATTATATTCattgttaatacatttatttttttatacatgtatacgtaccctttttataatattatttttacacatatatatatatatatatatttatctatgttttcatattctataatttatatgcatttcttattttatggcttaaaattatacatgcatatacatttttacataattgtatttattgtcatcattgttatttggcgtttgtttatttattcatgtacacttgtgctttttctaaaagattagttctatttatttatttgtatgctttgtttatgtaatcgcctcgtcatttcattttgcctattgtattgttgttactcactttactttgctcaccttgtcgtattcgttgttgttttgtcaagcattgacactaaacatcaaaaggaaaatttttctaaatgaggcaatatttcgcgtttggaaaatcgagaaaacatgccctaacgtgctgggcttcgattcctcgttcgactaaatagccaaatatcctcttaaagcttcaaagtatggtttcattaaactataaggtgatcttggtttcgatggtttagagtgtcgtgtcctaacgtgctggatgtgatattccttcggaacaagagaatcttatatttcaattcacgttatcagagtgtcttttaaggatcgtattttttaaaactcttcaaatttttaattttcgacactaagacactgattaatcaactaggtaccaattttgggcgtatcgagggtgctaatccttcctcgtgcgtaaccgactcccgaacccgtttttctttttttggatttcgtagaccaaactcgttgttttaataaaatcaaatcgtttattaaaaacaaccattttacgaggtgaccagatcacacctcatcaaaaaaaagattggtggcgacttccgttttcattctattttcaaaatccaagttgaccccgttttccgtcaaaaaaatggtgtcaacatttatgattgtgtaaaaataaatattgtacaACCTCTTTAATGTcttctaaaaataataagaatataaatacatatattcacGTACAACCCACGCCATTTTGAACATTAGTTTTACTCAATGTTGTAACTGCCTTGCCTTATATTTTCTCTATATcctataatttaacataaaacaCCTAACAGAACACGTGTTACTACAATATTTTTGGGTGAATTTGTTATATTCTACTTTACCATCTTTCTTATTCAtagttaatatttattttttatgtttaaaataatattaaaagtaaaaatttaattaaaatggtttactgcataaaattaatatataacttaatatatatcaagaaaattacgaatttttaatttatacaattattttttatattttattttttcaatatattcaaattaattttttaagtaaataaatgtaattaaattaaattaatacacaTAACCAACTCGgataaaaaacctaattttttaatcttttttcttATTCATATGATTTTAACTTTTGCCTTTTATATGTCATCTAAGTGCACGTATAGTATCATTCATAACCAAACTACTATTAATGGAAGAATCAacttaaaaaccctcatccaacaTAAAAGTTCCTCTTCAAATTTAAAAACTCTCATCCaatttggatttggaaatttcTTATTTGAATAATTCTTACctgaaaaatctcatctcatcaAAATATTTTCTCTAATCTGAATTTACTAGGGTAATCAATGTTCACAAAAAGTACCATGTATGCATCACTTGAACAAAATAACGAGAAGCAGCAATTACTCTAGCTGTTGTTTCTTCTTTAACCTAGCCAACTTCAAATTGGCTTCTCGGATAGTTTCTCGCAATTTCTTTATCTCTCACTACATCAAAACAGGCCTTTAGCAgtatttttagtggcgtttgaatAAAAAAAGCCGCTAAAAATCGAGTATTAGCTTGATCCTCCAATGTTTGACGAGTCTTTGCCAAGTTATCCTTTAGCCATGGAAGTTCCAATCAGGGGATCTCCATGTCTTTCACCCTTACCAACATATCATCGTTATCAGTTAGCTCAAGCTTATTCAGATCGCTTTCTAATCTTCAATAAATTTCAGCAACTGCATTCATAATGTTGCTTTAAAACTCTTGATTGTTCAATCGAAATTGGTCAGCAAAGTGAGCAtggttttgaaatattttattgagCGCGTCAGCATTGTATTGAGAAACCTCGTATCTGTTGATGATGACAGCTGTGACATCAAAGGTTgagaataaatgaaataattatcTTCAATATAACTCAAAGAAacaataaattcatgaaatagtAGCTTGCAGCCATTACTTTGGA includes:
- the LOC107932333 gene encoding disease resistance protein RPV1 isoform X3 — encoded protein: MAVSEISRCTYHVFLSFRGEDTRKSFTGHLYTALVHLGIQTFRDDEEIERGNNIKDEIEKAILHDSKISIVVFSKNYAASTWCLNELVMILEHKKSSKHIVLPVFYDVDPSQVKNQTGSYAEAFTQHEQNFKSETNMVQRWRNALKEVAAIGGMVLQDRHESQFIQDIVKEVQNKLHLISLYVPPYLVGIDSLVTQINQWLEQDGANKVGIATICGIGGIGKTTIAKVVYNQNIPRFEGYSFLADVRETSQDCNGLVRLQSQLLSDILKGKSHKIYNIDNGINKIKEVVCCRRVLLVLDDVDELEKIRKLMGTQIPFHLGSKIIITSRNRCLLNAHFISQMFDSEASTSCGGLSKLFEVKELASSESLQLFNWYAFGHNSVPESSMAYAKSLVKHCGGLPLALQVLGSSLSSKSVSSWKSALEKLEEIPDSKIQKILRISYDSLEDNHDKNLFLDIVCLFIGKDRDYTTTILDGCDFYTTIGIENLVGMSLLIINEKNKLMMHQMIRDMGREIIRQESCDIGKRSRLWHKNAFDVVREKIGSRTVKCLTLDLKGLLEDKAKRTNTTLHFPKNSKSQFLMANDVDMETQAFAKMKRLKLLQLDYVRLKGDFKDFPKRLRWLRWHGFCMQSFPVDFDINELVVLDMRNSKLKQVWKDTECLPNLKILNLNHSHSLLKTPSFSGLPSLEKLMLKDCINLVEVDQSIGELKMLTFLNLKDCTSLRKLPRTIGSLISLEELILSGCSRLDDVPRELHNMESLKVLNLDETAIYQSRLGLQWLLLKRSKGLGFSWASLPGSLVKLSLESCKLSNDVMPNDLCNLASLKSLNLSRNPIRYLPESLKYLTELDQLLLTSCTELQMIPKLPVLLDVFECNFIFGVNSSLLPRFFSSTRCVNIFGCEKLTEVEDLFKVEPIENFGAEEIRRLFNVDSINRNRLQLYSYLTDSIMLATPQVLQECGITSTFVVGSEVPIGFKHRTNEHRISFFLPTPSHPDEKIHRFSLCIVFSLASDQMLELLPGVHIFNETKRIMQRYRSSFIGIPQTNDNTMLWLIHWPVTDCQFEGGDLVSCMVVPMHLSIRKFGVTCESEHNIGYEYDFSHLSTGDEVSTRNIKIDLTKFLLSLESYGNVKVQLCSYIEESKVVLYDYGIITTFDPLPFDYHGHYFGHQAGKTEVSISVPPNSSRKISCFLNSIIIFSAKNDKTYGFLPCLEIVNETKGTKWTYSKHFMGIPETKNTLYWTTCWNFRGDELEAGDHVSLRVLSDLSVLEIGIDLVYDYELDDNPNFFSQLPRMSKCFKYLLGIFVYISSKSEKDLYRLQSLVKC